A stretch of the Festucalex cinctus isolate MCC-2025b chromosome 20, RoL_Fcin_1.0, whole genome shotgun sequence genome encodes the following:
- the LOC144009007 gene encoding band 4.1-like protein 3 isoform X7, protein MTTEQQEAQEAESLPVAATPTKLGEGGPSHYRGVPLADERSASGPVGPSPVRRSLSFRTMQTKVTLLDGSVFSCTLEKRARGLQLLDKVCDHVNLLERDYFALSFRDADNNKNWLDPGKEMKKQLRGVPWTFSFNVKFYPPDPAQLSEDITRYFLCLQLRQDVASGRLPCSFATHTVLGSYTVQSELGDYDADECGSDYVSELCLAPNQSKQMEEKIMELHKSYRGMTPAEAEMLFLENVKKLSMYGVDLHHARMVGSRFACLSSGHSEDSEGVAIMLGVCSSGLLVYRDRLRINRFSWPKILKISYKRNNFYIKNRPEEFEQFESTIAFKLLNHRAAKRLWKVCVEHHSFFRLVSPEEPPKRFLTLGSKFRYSGRTQIQSRRASAQISRPAPQFPRCISKRNLLSRSLDGAPSDTPTSSLNGSPAITGSTQTDMGTGLYMVSKAITVSDLITTVTPEKRREEQTDEGPNQDGAFRPIVEAQDSVKVEQEAEQEAEEEAEKEGEQNAEQDAEKEVEQEAEKKGEKNAEQEAEQEAEQSKLTEASESPLTPEQVDNKLQNTELTETVDGDLTGTESEQEEDLLKSDQEIISSPVKVEKVVSAISDLRRSFLEGGGPTGGPTEWEKRLAGSPIRRLDDLPMIEPLETDEQGVKQEPPHPIKERSITLGRSYDITSGSIVTITNNVTTETLNTRKVTLVRGRLSTGDDVITGGRSSLISQAETPLVTIGGATTPNICGVEDPPLKQPQDEPRPLLDEMSPELNALLKSARQQKSFREETLLKTSERVQTITVVPGEEEESMCQRRADADRGVLLPLTSQSFMAEMSSTSYVTKTVNRGISESRIEKRIVISGDTGMDHDQEA, encoded by the exons ATGACAACCGAGCAGCAGGAGGCGCAGGAGGCGGAGTCTCTCCCAGTAGCAGCCACACCCACGAAG TTAGGGGAGGGCGGGCCGTCCCACTACCGAGGCGTCCCATTGGCTGATGAGCGGAGTGCGAGCGGTCCGGTCGGACCCTCCCCCGTCCGAAGGTCTCTGAGCTTCAGGACCATGCAGACCAAAGTCACCCTGCTGGACGGATCCGTTTTCAGCTGCACGCTGGAG AAACGCGCTCGTGGTCTTCAGCTTTTGGACAAAGTCTGCGACCACGTCAACCTGTTGGAGCGAGACTACTTTGCTTTGTCCTTCAGAGACGCAGACAACAACAAG AACTGGTTGGATCCTGGGAAGGAGATGAAGAAACAGCTTAGAG GCGTCCCTTGGACTTTCTCCTTCAATGTCAAGTTTTACCCCCCTGACCCTGCCCAGCTCTCTGAGGACATCACTAG GTACTTCCTGTGTCTGCAGCTCAGACAGGACGTGGCCTCAGGTCGACTTCCATGCTCCTTCGCcactcacaccgtcctcggctCCTACACCGTCCAATCCGAGCTGGGGGACTACGACGCAG ACGAATGCGGCTCCGATTACGTGAGCGAACTTTGCTTGGCTCCAAACCAAAGCAAGCAAATGGAGGAGAAGATCATGGAGCTTCACAAAAGTTACAG AGGAATGACGCCAGCCGAAGCCGAGATGCTTTTCCTTGAAAACGTCAAGAAACTTTCCATGTACGGAGTTGACCTTCATCACGCGAGg ATGGTAGGAAGCCGCTTTGCTTGCTTGTCTTCAGGTCACTCCGAG GACTCGGAAGGCGTGGCCATCATGCTGGGCGTGTGCAGTAGCGGCCTGCTGGTCTACAGAGACCGACTGAGGATCAACAGGTTTTCGTGGCCAAAGATCCTGAAGATCTCCTACAAAAGGAACAATTTCTACATCAAGAACCGCCCCGAAGAG TTTGAACAGTTTGAATCGACGATTGCCTTCAAGTTGCTCAACCACAGAGCAGCCAAGAGATTGTGGAAAGTCTGCGTGGAGCATCACTCCTTCTTCAG ACTCGTCTCTCCAGAAGAACCTCCCAAACGATTTCTCACTCTTGGCTCCAAGTTCCGCTACAGCGGTCGCACTCAAATCCAGTCCCGCAGGGCCAGTGCTCAGATTTCCAGACCTGCGCCCCAATTCCCACGATGCATCAGCAAGAGGAACTTGCTGAGTCGCAGCCTGGACGGAG CTCCAAGTGACACGCCCACATCCTCTCTCAATGGCTCTCCAGCTATTACTGGAAGCACACAAACAG aCATGGGAACGGGTCTGTATATGGTGTCTAAAGCCATCACCGTCAGTGACCTCATCACCACGGTGACGCCTGAGAAGAGGAGGGAGGAGCAGACCGATGAAGGACCCAATCAGGACGGAGCATTTAGACCAA TTGTGGAGGCGCAGGACAGTGTGAAGGTTGAGCAAGAGGCGGAGCAAGAGGCAGAAGAAGAGGCGGAGAAAGAGGGGGAGCAAAACGCAGAACAGGATGCGGAGAAAGAGGTGGAGCAAGAGGCGGAGAAAAAGGGGGAGAAAAATGCAGAACAGGAGGCGGAGCAAGAGGCGGAACAGAGCAAACTAACGGAGGCATCGGAAAGTCCACTGACTCCCGAGCAAGTCGACAACAAgcttcaaaat ACAGAGCTGACAGAGACCGTAGATGGAGACCTGACAGGAACTGag TCTGAGCAGGAAGAAGATTTGTTAAAGAGCGATCAG GAAATTATCTCAAGCCCGGTGAAGGTTGAGAAGGTGGTGAGCGCCATCAGTGACCTGCGGCGCTCTTTCTTAGAGGGAGGGGGACCGACAGGGGGGCCGACTGAGTGGGAAAAGCGTCTGGCGGGGTCGCCCATTCGCCGACTTGACGACTTGCCGATGATCGAACCTTTGGAAACGGATGAG CAGGGGGTAAAGCAGGAACCTCCACATCCAATTAAAGAGAGGAGCATCACTCTGGGGCGGAGTTACGATATCACCTCCGGCAGCATTGTCACCATAACCAACAATGTTACTACGGAAACTTTAAATACGAGGAAAGTAACGTTGGTACGAGGCAGGCTGTCcacaggtgatgatgtcatcacaggGGGACGGTCCAGCCTCATTAGTCAGGCGGAGACGCCTCTTGTGACAATCGGAGGAGCCACAACTCCCAACATTTGCGGAGTTGAAGACCCGCCTCTAAAGCAGCCCCAGGATGAG CCGAGGCCTCTGTTGGACGAAATGTCACCTGAGCTGAACGCTTTGCTGAAGTCAGCCAGACAACAAAAAAGCTTCAGAGAAGAAACTCTACTGAAG ACTTCAGAGAGGGTCCAGACCATCACGGTGGTGccaggggaggaggaggagtcaaTGTGCCAG AGGCGAGCAGACGCAGATCGCGGTGTCTTACTGCCGCTGACTTCGCAGAGCTTCATGGCCGAGATGTCCAGCACCTCTTACGTTACCAAG ACGGTGAATCGAGGGATTTCGGAAAGCAGGATCGAGAAGAGAATCGTGATTTCTGGAGACACGGGGATGGACCACGATCAG GAAGCTTAA
- the LOC144009007 gene encoding uncharacterized protein LOC144009007 isoform X5, with product MTTEQQEAQEAESLPVAATPTKLGEGGPSHYRGVPLADERSASGPVGPSPVRRSLSFRTMQTKVTLLDGSVFSCTLEKRARGLQLLDKVCDHVNLLERDYFALSFRDADNNKNWLDPGKEMKKQLRGVPWTFSFNVKFYPPDPAQLSEDITRYFLCLQLRQDVASGRLPCSFATHTVLGSYTVQSELGDYDADECGSDYVSELCLAPNQSKQMEEKIMELHKSYRGMTPAEAEMLFLENVKKLSMYGVDLHHARDSEGVAIMLGVCSSGLLVYRDRLRINRFSWPKILKISYKRNNFYIKNRPEEFEQFESTIAFKLLNHRAAKRLWKVCVEHHSFFRLVSPEEPPKRFLTLGSKFRYSGRTQIQSRRASAQISRPAPQFPRCISKRNLLSRSLDGDMGTGLYMVSKAITVSDLITTVTPEKRREEQTDEGPNQDGAFRPIVEAQDSVKVEQEAEQEAEEEAEKEGEQNAEQDAEKEVEQEAEKKGEKNAEQEAEQEAEQSKLTEASESPLTPEQVDNKLQNTELTETVDGDLTGTESEQEEDLLKSDQEIISSPVKVEKVVSAISDLRRSFLEGGGPTGGPTEWEKRLAGSPIRRLDDLPMIEPLETDEQGVKQEPPHPIKERSITLGRSYDITSGSIVTITNNVTTETLNTRKVTLVRGRLSTGDDVITGGRSSLISQAETPLVTIGGATTPNICGVEDPPLKQPQDEPRPLLDEMSPELNALLKSARQQKSFREETLLKTSERVQTITVVPGEEEESMCQVAPEGFLGPPPCNPPPPPPGASVIHADDAAEAIVMDAIRDAQRLNRQDTFDDDDELSSQASDDDVSETSQDAISVLAQAVVEEAMETGVIQSQSPLAGIATTDSIIASDPCNRDQHVWATTEANISPSIRPRSVLATSSAFRYRDEEDSEISEEEEREEEEGGWGLNTCQDSHSSTNEAPLCNFDDQDKYGEPLQEVVPMARKTWMFEAPGRRADADRGVLLPLTSQSFMAEMSSTSYVTKTVNRGISESRIEKRIVISGDTGMDHDQEA from the exons ATGACAACCGAGCAGCAGGAGGCGCAGGAGGCGGAGTCTCTCCCAGTAGCAGCCACACCCACGAAG TTAGGGGAGGGCGGGCCGTCCCACTACCGAGGCGTCCCATTGGCTGATGAGCGGAGTGCGAGCGGTCCGGTCGGACCCTCCCCCGTCCGAAGGTCTCTGAGCTTCAGGACCATGCAGACCAAAGTCACCCTGCTGGACGGATCCGTTTTCAGCTGCACGCTGGAG AAACGCGCTCGTGGTCTTCAGCTTTTGGACAAAGTCTGCGACCACGTCAACCTGTTGGAGCGAGACTACTTTGCTTTGTCCTTCAGAGACGCAGACAACAACAAG AACTGGTTGGATCCTGGGAAGGAGATGAAGAAACAGCTTAGAG GCGTCCCTTGGACTTTCTCCTTCAATGTCAAGTTTTACCCCCCTGACCCTGCCCAGCTCTCTGAGGACATCACTAG GTACTTCCTGTGTCTGCAGCTCAGACAGGACGTGGCCTCAGGTCGACTTCCATGCTCCTTCGCcactcacaccgtcctcggctCCTACACCGTCCAATCCGAGCTGGGGGACTACGACGCAG ACGAATGCGGCTCCGATTACGTGAGCGAACTTTGCTTGGCTCCAAACCAAAGCAAGCAAATGGAGGAGAAGATCATGGAGCTTCACAAAAGTTACAG AGGAATGACGCCAGCCGAAGCCGAGATGCTTTTCCTTGAAAACGTCAAGAAACTTTCCATGTACGGAGTTGACCTTCATCACGCGAGg GACTCGGAAGGCGTGGCCATCATGCTGGGCGTGTGCAGTAGCGGCCTGCTGGTCTACAGAGACCGACTGAGGATCAACAGGTTTTCGTGGCCAAAGATCCTGAAGATCTCCTACAAAAGGAACAATTTCTACATCAAGAACCGCCCCGAAGAG TTTGAACAGTTTGAATCGACGATTGCCTTCAAGTTGCTCAACCACAGAGCAGCCAAGAGATTGTGGAAAGTCTGCGTGGAGCATCACTCCTTCTTCAG ACTCGTCTCTCCAGAAGAACCTCCCAAACGATTTCTCACTCTTGGCTCCAAGTTCCGCTACAGCGGTCGCACTCAAATCCAGTCCCGCAGGGCCAGTGCTCAGATTTCCAGACCTGCGCCCCAATTCCCACGATGCATCAGCAAGAGGAACTTGCTGAGTCGCAGCCTGGACGGAG aCATGGGAACGGGTCTGTATATGGTGTCTAAAGCCATCACCGTCAGTGACCTCATCACCACGGTGACGCCTGAGAAGAGGAGGGAGGAGCAGACCGATGAAGGACCCAATCAGGACGGAGCATTTAGACCAA TTGTGGAGGCGCAGGACAGTGTGAAGGTTGAGCAAGAGGCGGAGCAAGAGGCAGAAGAAGAGGCGGAGAAAGAGGGGGAGCAAAACGCAGAACAGGATGCGGAGAAAGAGGTGGAGCAAGAGGCGGAGAAAAAGGGGGAGAAAAATGCAGAACAGGAGGCGGAGCAAGAGGCGGAACAGAGCAAACTAACGGAGGCATCGGAAAGTCCACTGACTCCCGAGCAAGTCGACAACAAgcttcaaaat ACAGAGCTGACAGAGACCGTAGATGGAGACCTGACAGGAACTGag TCTGAGCAGGAAGAAGATTTGTTAAAGAGCGATCAG GAAATTATCTCAAGCCCGGTGAAGGTTGAGAAGGTGGTGAGCGCCATCAGTGACCTGCGGCGCTCTTTCTTAGAGGGAGGGGGACCGACAGGGGGGCCGACTGAGTGGGAAAAGCGTCTGGCGGGGTCGCCCATTCGCCGACTTGACGACTTGCCGATGATCGAACCTTTGGAAACGGATGAG CAGGGGGTAAAGCAGGAACCTCCACATCCAATTAAAGAGAGGAGCATCACTCTGGGGCGGAGTTACGATATCACCTCCGGCAGCATTGTCACCATAACCAACAATGTTACTACGGAAACTTTAAATACGAGGAAAGTAACGTTGGTACGAGGCAGGCTGTCcacaggtgatgatgtcatcacaggGGGACGGTCCAGCCTCATTAGTCAGGCGGAGACGCCTCTTGTGACAATCGGAGGAGCCACAACTCCCAACATTTGCGGAGTTGAAGACCCGCCTCTAAAGCAGCCCCAGGATGAG CCGAGGCCTCTGTTGGACGAAATGTCACCTGAGCTGAACGCTTTGCTGAAGTCAGCCAGACAACAAAAAAGCTTCAGAGAAGAAACTCTACTGAAG ACTTCAGAGAGGGTCCAGACCATCACGGTGGTGccaggggaggaggaggagtcaaTGTGCCAGGTAGCACCAGAAGGGTTTTTGGGACCGCCTCCATGTAATCCTCCGCCGCCTCCACCAGGGGCTTCAGTCATTCATGCAGATGATGCCGCCGAGGCCATCGTCATGGATGCTATTAGAGATGCTCAGCGGCTTAACCGTCAGGATACgtttgatgatgacgacgagctGAGTAGCCAGGCTAGTGACGATGATGTTAGCGAGACTAGCCAAGATGCTATCAGCGTGTTAGCGCAGGCAGTTGTGGAAGAAGCCATGGAGACTGGAGTCATACAAAGTCAAAGCCCTCTAGCTGGCATTGCTACTACAGATAGCATTATTGCTAGCGATCCTTGTAATCGTGACCAGCACGTGTGGGCGACAACAGAGGCTAACATTAGCCCCAGTATCAGGCCCCGTTCAGTTCTGGCCACGAGTTCAGCGTTCCGCTATCGTGACGAGGAGGACTCTGAAATTtctgaggaagaggagagggaagaggaggaaggtggtTGGGGGCTGAACACCTGCCAAGACTCCCACAGTTCAACCAATGAAGCGCCGCTTTGCAACTTTGATGACCAGGACAAGTATGGAGAACCTCTGCAAGAG GTGGTTCCCATGGCGAGGAAGACTTGGATGTTCGAAGCTCCAGGG AGGCGAGCAGACGCAGATCGCGGTGTCTTACTGCCGCTGACTTCGCAGAGCTTCATGGCCGAGATGTCCAGCACCTCTTACGTTACCAAG ACGGTGAATCGAGGGATTTCGGAAAGCAGGATCGAGAAGAGAATCGTGATTTCTGGAGACACGGGGATGGACCACGATCAG GAAGCTTAA
- the LOC144009007 gene encoding uncharacterized protein LOC144009007 isoform X3, whose protein sequence is MTTEQQEAQEAESLPVAATPTKLGEGGPSHYRGVPLADERSASGPVGPSPVRRSLSFRTMQTKVTLLDGSVFSCTLEKRARGLQLLDKVCDHVNLLERDYFALSFRDADNNKNWLDPGKEMKKQLRGVPWTFSFNVKFYPPDPAQLSEDITRYFLCLQLRQDVASGRLPCSFATHTVLGSYTVQSELGDYDADECGSDYVSELCLAPNQSKQMEEKIMELHKSYRGMTPAEAEMLFLENVKKLSMYGVDLHHARDSEGVAIMLGVCSSGLLVYRDRLRINRFSWPKILKISYKRNNFYIKNRPEEFEQFESTIAFKLLNHRAAKRLWKVCVEHHSFFRLVSPEEPPKRFLTLGSKFRYSGRTQIQSRRASAQISRPAPQFPRCISKRNLLSRSLDGAPSDTPTSSLNGSPAITGSTQTDMGTGLYMVSKAITVSDLITTVTPEKRREEQTDEGPNQDGAFRPIVEAQDSVKVEQEAEQEAEEEAEKEGEQNAEQDAEKEVEQEAEKKGEKNAEQEAEQEAEQSKLTEASESPLTPEQVDNKLQNTELTETVDGDLTGTESEQEEDLLKSDQEIISSPVKVEKVVSAISDLRRSFLEGGGPTGGPTEWEKRLAGSPIRRLDDLPMIEPLETDEQGVKQEPPHPIKERSITLGRSYDITSGSIVTITNNVTTETLNTRKVTLVRGRLSTGDDVITGGRSSLISQAETPLVTIGGATTPNICGVEDPPLKQPQDEPRPLLDEMSPELNALLKSARQQKSFREETLLKTSERVQTITVVPGEEEESMCQVAPEGFLGPPPCNPPPPPPGASVIHADDAAEAIVMDAIRDAQRLNRQDTFDDDDELSSQASDDDVSETSQDAISVLAQAVVEEAMETGVIQSQSPLAGIATTDSIIASDPCNRDQHVWATTEANISPSIRPRSVLATSSAFRYRDEEDSEISEEEEREEEEGGWGLNTCQDSHSSTNEAPLCNFDDQDKYGEPLQEVVPMARKTWMFEAPGRRADADRGVLLPLTSQSFMAEMSSTSYVTKTVNRGISESRIEKRIVISGDTGMDHDQEA, encoded by the exons ATGACAACCGAGCAGCAGGAGGCGCAGGAGGCGGAGTCTCTCCCAGTAGCAGCCACACCCACGAAG TTAGGGGAGGGCGGGCCGTCCCACTACCGAGGCGTCCCATTGGCTGATGAGCGGAGTGCGAGCGGTCCGGTCGGACCCTCCCCCGTCCGAAGGTCTCTGAGCTTCAGGACCATGCAGACCAAAGTCACCCTGCTGGACGGATCCGTTTTCAGCTGCACGCTGGAG AAACGCGCTCGTGGTCTTCAGCTTTTGGACAAAGTCTGCGACCACGTCAACCTGTTGGAGCGAGACTACTTTGCTTTGTCCTTCAGAGACGCAGACAACAACAAG AACTGGTTGGATCCTGGGAAGGAGATGAAGAAACAGCTTAGAG GCGTCCCTTGGACTTTCTCCTTCAATGTCAAGTTTTACCCCCCTGACCCTGCCCAGCTCTCTGAGGACATCACTAG GTACTTCCTGTGTCTGCAGCTCAGACAGGACGTGGCCTCAGGTCGACTTCCATGCTCCTTCGCcactcacaccgtcctcggctCCTACACCGTCCAATCCGAGCTGGGGGACTACGACGCAG ACGAATGCGGCTCCGATTACGTGAGCGAACTTTGCTTGGCTCCAAACCAAAGCAAGCAAATGGAGGAGAAGATCATGGAGCTTCACAAAAGTTACAG AGGAATGACGCCAGCCGAAGCCGAGATGCTTTTCCTTGAAAACGTCAAGAAACTTTCCATGTACGGAGTTGACCTTCATCACGCGAGg GACTCGGAAGGCGTGGCCATCATGCTGGGCGTGTGCAGTAGCGGCCTGCTGGTCTACAGAGACCGACTGAGGATCAACAGGTTTTCGTGGCCAAAGATCCTGAAGATCTCCTACAAAAGGAACAATTTCTACATCAAGAACCGCCCCGAAGAG TTTGAACAGTTTGAATCGACGATTGCCTTCAAGTTGCTCAACCACAGAGCAGCCAAGAGATTGTGGAAAGTCTGCGTGGAGCATCACTCCTTCTTCAG ACTCGTCTCTCCAGAAGAACCTCCCAAACGATTTCTCACTCTTGGCTCCAAGTTCCGCTACAGCGGTCGCACTCAAATCCAGTCCCGCAGGGCCAGTGCTCAGATTTCCAGACCTGCGCCCCAATTCCCACGATGCATCAGCAAGAGGAACTTGCTGAGTCGCAGCCTGGACGGAG CTCCAAGTGACACGCCCACATCCTCTCTCAATGGCTCTCCAGCTATTACTGGAAGCACACAAACAG aCATGGGAACGGGTCTGTATATGGTGTCTAAAGCCATCACCGTCAGTGACCTCATCACCACGGTGACGCCTGAGAAGAGGAGGGAGGAGCAGACCGATGAAGGACCCAATCAGGACGGAGCATTTAGACCAA TTGTGGAGGCGCAGGACAGTGTGAAGGTTGAGCAAGAGGCGGAGCAAGAGGCAGAAGAAGAGGCGGAGAAAGAGGGGGAGCAAAACGCAGAACAGGATGCGGAGAAAGAGGTGGAGCAAGAGGCGGAGAAAAAGGGGGAGAAAAATGCAGAACAGGAGGCGGAGCAAGAGGCGGAACAGAGCAAACTAACGGAGGCATCGGAAAGTCCACTGACTCCCGAGCAAGTCGACAACAAgcttcaaaat ACAGAGCTGACAGAGACCGTAGATGGAGACCTGACAGGAACTGag TCTGAGCAGGAAGAAGATTTGTTAAAGAGCGATCAG GAAATTATCTCAAGCCCGGTGAAGGTTGAGAAGGTGGTGAGCGCCATCAGTGACCTGCGGCGCTCTTTCTTAGAGGGAGGGGGACCGACAGGGGGGCCGACTGAGTGGGAAAAGCGTCTGGCGGGGTCGCCCATTCGCCGACTTGACGACTTGCCGATGATCGAACCTTTGGAAACGGATGAG CAGGGGGTAAAGCAGGAACCTCCACATCCAATTAAAGAGAGGAGCATCACTCTGGGGCGGAGTTACGATATCACCTCCGGCAGCATTGTCACCATAACCAACAATGTTACTACGGAAACTTTAAATACGAGGAAAGTAACGTTGGTACGAGGCAGGCTGTCcacaggtgatgatgtcatcacaggGGGACGGTCCAGCCTCATTAGTCAGGCGGAGACGCCTCTTGTGACAATCGGAGGAGCCACAACTCCCAACATTTGCGGAGTTGAAGACCCGCCTCTAAAGCAGCCCCAGGATGAG CCGAGGCCTCTGTTGGACGAAATGTCACCTGAGCTGAACGCTTTGCTGAAGTCAGCCAGACAACAAAAAAGCTTCAGAGAAGAAACTCTACTGAAG ACTTCAGAGAGGGTCCAGACCATCACGGTGGTGccaggggaggaggaggagtcaaTGTGCCAGGTAGCACCAGAAGGGTTTTTGGGACCGCCTCCATGTAATCCTCCGCCGCCTCCACCAGGGGCTTCAGTCATTCATGCAGATGATGCCGCCGAGGCCATCGTCATGGATGCTATTAGAGATGCTCAGCGGCTTAACCGTCAGGATACgtttgatgatgacgacgagctGAGTAGCCAGGCTAGTGACGATGATGTTAGCGAGACTAGCCAAGATGCTATCAGCGTGTTAGCGCAGGCAGTTGTGGAAGAAGCCATGGAGACTGGAGTCATACAAAGTCAAAGCCCTCTAGCTGGCATTGCTACTACAGATAGCATTATTGCTAGCGATCCTTGTAATCGTGACCAGCACGTGTGGGCGACAACAGAGGCTAACATTAGCCCCAGTATCAGGCCCCGTTCAGTTCTGGCCACGAGTTCAGCGTTCCGCTATCGTGACGAGGAGGACTCTGAAATTtctgaggaagaggagagggaagaggaggaaggtggtTGGGGGCTGAACACCTGCCAAGACTCCCACAGTTCAACCAATGAAGCGCCGCTTTGCAACTTTGATGACCAGGACAAGTATGGAGAACCTCTGCAAGAG GTGGTTCCCATGGCGAGGAAGACTTGGATGTTCGAAGCTCCAGGG AGGCGAGCAGACGCAGATCGCGGTGTCTTACTGCCGCTGACTTCGCAGAGCTTCATGGCCGAGATGTCCAGCACCTCTTACGTTACCAAG ACGGTGAATCGAGGGATTTCGGAAAGCAGGATCGAGAAGAGAATCGTGATTTCTGGAGACACGGGGATGGACCACGATCAG GAAGCTTAA